In a genomic window of Amycolatopsis japonica:
- a CDS encoding PDR/VanB family oxidoreductase, with protein sequence MTNVLFRVVEITEETPEIRTLRLVRQDDEPLRVRYRAGAHVDVIGPTGVLRQYSLCGAPDDPRSILIAVKREPASRGGSVAMHQVSVGDHLKISEPRNLLAVAEDADRHVLVAGGIGITPLLSMAYELYTWGSEFELHYFARSRETAAFVELLEERVEFADRIRPHFGVPRAGHPAVLRTIAEELTPSTHVYTCGPDGFMRQVGDVLGPVVGADHVHVEHFEAAEVDTSGDRPLTVELDTGEEFEVPAGKSILAVLEDNGIEVFKSCEEGICGSCVSGVLEGTPDHRDNCLTAADRESQMALCVSRALTDRLVIELY encoded by the coding sequence ATGACGAACGTCCTCTTCCGCGTCGTCGAAATCACCGAGGAGACACCGGAAATCCGTACCCTGCGGCTGGTCCGGCAGGACGACGAGCCGCTGCGCGTCCGTTACCGGGCCGGTGCGCACGTCGACGTGATCGGCCCGACGGGGGTGCTGCGGCAGTATTCGCTGTGCGGCGCCCCCGACGACCCGCGTTCGATCCTGATCGCGGTCAAACGGGAACCGGCCTCGCGCGGTGGATCCGTGGCGATGCACCAGGTCTCGGTCGGCGACCACCTCAAGATCAGCGAGCCGCGCAATCTGCTGGCCGTCGCCGAAGACGCCGACCGGCACGTCCTCGTCGCCGGCGGTATCGGCATCACGCCGCTGCTTTCGATGGCCTACGAGCTCTACACCTGGGGCAGCGAATTCGAGCTGCACTACTTCGCGCGCTCGCGGGAAACCGCGGCGTTCGTGGAACTGCTGGAAGAACGGGTCGAGTTCGCCGACCGGATCCGGCCGCATTTTGGCGTCCCCCGCGCCGGACATCCCGCCGTGCTGCGGACGATCGCCGAGGAGCTGACCCCGTCGACCCACGTCTACACCTGTGGCCCCGACGGTTTCATGCGACAGGTCGGCGACGTGCTCGGCCCGGTCGTCGGCGCGGACCACGTGCACGTCGAACATTTCGAGGCCGCCGAGGTGGACACTTCCGGCGACCGTCCCCTCACCGTCGAACTCGACACCGGCGAGGAATTCGAGGTACCGGCCGGGAAATCGATCCTGGCGGTGCTCGAGGACAACGGCATCGAGGTCTTCAAGTCCTGCGAGGAAGGGATTTGCGGCTCGTGCGTGTCCGGCGTGCTCGAAGGCACCCCGGATCATCGGGACAACTGCCTGACCGCCGCCGACCGCGAAAGCCAGATGGCACTCTGCGTTTCGCGCGCGCTCACCGACCGGCTCGTCATCGAGCTGTACTGA
- a CDS encoding SDR family NAD(P)-dependent oxidoreductase gives MSGSAPVAVITGGATGLGERIVRRLHGGGHRVAIADLDEAAAKRLATELDRTGAHAQSYRVDVASRPDIDQLLASVLGDFGGVQVLVNNAARTQARPLLEITPQELDEVMAVNFNGTFHACQLFGAHMAEAGYGRIVNLASLAGQNGGTSTGGHYASSKGAILTATKVFARELAARGVTVNAVSPGPQDSPMVHRIVGEENLTKLTAGIPVGRLGSMAFIAEMVALLASPEAASVTGACWDANGGLFMR, from the coding sequence GTGAGCGGCTCCGCGCCGGTCGCCGTGATCACCGGCGGGGCGACCGGGCTCGGCGAGCGGATCGTCCGGCGCCTGCACGGCGGCGGCCACCGCGTGGCGATCGCCGACCTCGACGAGGCCGCCGCGAAACGGCTCGCGACCGAGTTGGACCGGACCGGGGCGCACGCCCAGAGCTACCGCGTCGACGTCGCCAGCCGCCCGGACATCGACCAGCTGCTCGCGTCGGTGCTCGGCGATTTCGGCGGCGTCCAGGTGCTGGTCAACAACGCCGCCCGCACCCAGGCACGACCGTTGCTGGAGATCACGCCGCAGGAGCTCGACGAAGTGATGGCGGTGAACTTCAACGGCACCTTCCACGCCTGCCAGCTGTTCGGCGCGCACATGGCCGAAGCCGGGTACGGCCGGATCGTCAATCTGGCCTCGCTGGCCGGGCAGAACGGCGGCACCTCGACCGGCGGGCACTACGCGTCCTCCAAGGGCGCGATCCTGACCGCGACCAAGGTGTTCGCCCGCGAGCTCGCCGCACGGGGAGTCACCGTGAACGCGGTCTCCCCCGGACCACAGGACAGCCCCATGGTCCACCGGATCGTCGGTGAGGAGAACCTCACGAAGCTGACGGCAGGCATCCCGGTCGGACGCCTGGGCAGCATGGCGTTCATCGCCGAGATGGTGGCGCTGCTCGCCTCCCCCGAAGCCGCCTCCGTCACCGGCGCCTGCTGGGACGCGAACGGCGGCCTGTTCATGCGCTGA
- a CDS encoding aromatic-ring-hydroxylating dioxygenase subunit beta, with amino-acid sequence MTETLTDPRVVRAIELAWREAALLDAKEYEAWQGLYADDARYVIPIERDAEDFDDVLNMVHDDARMRGLRVRRMTEGYAIAAVDSAITVRTVSRFIPTDVDDRSVTLKAAQIIVAYKRGRHDLWAADVDYVVRLGASGDEDRFARKVVRLVNADEAVPAAGFLL; translated from the coding sequence ATGACTGAGACCCTCACCGATCCGCGGGTGGTCCGCGCGATCGAGCTGGCCTGGCGCGAGGCCGCGCTGCTGGACGCCAAGGAATACGAAGCCTGGCAAGGGCTTTACGCCGACGACGCGCGGTACGTCATCCCGATCGAACGCGACGCCGAGGATTTCGACGACGTCCTCAACATGGTCCACGACGACGCCCGGATGCGCGGATTGCGCGTGCGGAGGATGACCGAGGGCTACGCGATCGCCGCGGTGGACTCGGCGATCACCGTGCGGACCGTCTCGCGTTTCATCCCCACGGACGTCGACGACCGGTCGGTCACGCTCAAGGCCGCCCAGATCATCGTGGCGTACAAACGCGGCCGTCACGACCTCTGGGCCGCGGACGTCGACTACGTCGTCCGTCTCGGCGCCAGCGGCGACGAAGACCGCTTTGCCCGCAAGGTCGTCCGGCTGGTCAACGCCGACGAAGCCGTTCCCGCCGCGGGATTCCTGCTGTGA
- a CDS encoding aromatic ring-hydroxylating oxygenase subunit alpha — protein sequence MTEFTAATVYDLPPADLVLGDRVAGRMYTDPAIFDQERTKIFERSWIWVAHESELPKAGSFKSTHVGRHPVIVTKDRKGEIRTLVNRCRHRGASLCEKKTGHANGFTCPYHAWSYGLDGKLRGIPYPDGYEGVMDKADLGLKTLRTESYGGMIFATVDADAEPLADFLGDVKLWIDRFMAQGGGYPVKVLGTHRFTYRGNWKIQLENTTDGYHFPIVHRSWMASVDAETAEMMSFMTDPTAVTHDLGNGHSVMQMVPEHSDLEADDGSEPLQPRFDGLVAQLEAAGADEAEIRRLVRAVHGTGFNLNLFPNVSMSISFFRVLRPISVDETVIEHVALGSDGPAEIVGPVNRERLRAHEHFQGPFGFGTPDDSEGWDRVQRGAQGAPELPIMVNRGLGREKPSAEGWPTSHVTDETGMRAAYAQWKRMMSDD from the coding sequence ATGACCGAATTCACCGCCGCCACCGTGTACGACCTGCCGCCCGCGGACCTCGTCCTCGGCGACCGGGTCGCCGGCCGGATGTACACCGACCCCGCGATCTTCGACCAGGAGAGGACGAAGATCTTCGAGCGGTCCTGGATCTGGGTCGCCCACGAATCGGAACTGCCCAAGGCCGGCAGTTTCAAGTCGACCCATGTCGGACGGCATCCGGTCATCGTCACCAAGGACCGCAAGGGCGAGATCCGCACGCTGGTGAACCGCTGCCGCCACCGGGGCGCGTCGCTCTGCGAGAAGAAGACCGGCCACGCCAACGGATTCACCTGTCCTTATCACGCCTGGTCCTACGGGCTGGACGGCAAACTGCGCGGCATCCCGTACCCCGACGGGTACGAGGGCGTGATGGACAAGGCGGATCTCGGGCTGAAGACCCTGCGCACCGAGTCCTACGGCGGGATGATCTTCGCGACCGTGGACGCCGACGCCGAGCCGCTGGCCGACTTCCTCGGCGACGTCAAGCTGTGGATCGATCGCTTCATGGCGCAGGGTGGCGGCTATCCGGTGAAGGTGCTCGGCACCCACCGGTTCACCTACCGGGGCAACTGGAAGATCCAGCTGGAGAACACCACCGACGGGTACCACTTCCCCATCGTGCACCGCTCCTGGATGGCCTCGGTCGACGCGGAAACCGCCGAGATGATGTCGTTCATGACCGATCCGACGGCGGTCACCCACGATCTGGGGAACGGCCACTCGGTGATGCAGATGGTCCCCGAACACTCCGATCTGGAGGCGGACGACGGCAGCGAACCGCTCCAGCCGCGGTTCGACGGCCTGGTCGCCCAACTCGAAGCCGCCGGGGCGGACGAGGCCGAGATCCGCAGGCTCGTCCGTGCCGTGCACGGCACGGGGTTCAACCTCAACCTGTTCCCGAACGTGTCGATGTCGATCTCGTTCTTCCGGGTGTTGCGGCCGATCAGCGTCGACGAGACCGTCATCGAGCACGTCGCCCTCGGCAGTGACGGCCCGGCCGAGATCGTCGGGCCGGTCAACCGCGAGCGGCTGCGCGCCCACGAACATTTCCAGGGTCCGTTCGGGTTCGGCACCCCGGACGACTCCGAGGGCTGGGACCGGGTGCAGCGCGGCGCCCAGGGCGCGCCCGAGCTGCCGATCATGGTCAACCGCGGTCTGGGGCGCGAAAAGCCCTCCGCCGAAGGCTGGCCGACCAGCCATGTCACCGACGAGACCGGGATGCGGGCGGCGTACGCCCAATGGAAGCGGATGATGAGCGATGACTGA
- a CDS encoding acyl-CoA dehydrogenase family protein gives MAQIQESPAVTLDDVLAELLERRQEFRDQRYVSRDFVGRLKAAGVYRSATPERFGGRPLPPAEFLRMVERISVVDGSTGWVASFGSALVYLAALPVETQAELYADGPDVCFAGGLFPVQRAEPTASGFLVDGRWKFASGCMGADILGVGIPGDDTTAGKPRTALLRPEQVEIVQEWDVVGMKGTGSFDLVVDKVEVPREWTFIRGGEPTIDEPLYRYPTLAYASQVLAVVGAGVARAALDFATEVGSGRSGVTGAPKLADRAYYRTGLAEAEATMRSARAYFYEVTDEAWQTVLSGDPVAPHQNAHLRLASTHLAKTAAETVNRVIGLSGTGAIATSHPLQWLLGDALVPQQHAFLGPAMYDAAGAVLMGHPPTVPGFQ, from the coding sequence ATGGCCCAGATCCAGGAGAGCCCGGCCGTGACACTCGACGATGTCCTGGCCGAACTCCTCGAGCGCCGTCAGGAGTTCCGGGACCAGAGGTACGTCTCGCGTGACTTCGTCGGGCGGCTCAAGGCGGCAGGCGTCTACCGGTCCGCGACGCCCGAACGGTTCGGCGGCAGGCCCCTGCCCCCGGCCGAATTCCTGCGGATGGTGGAGCGGATCTCCGTCGTCGACGGATCCACCGGATGGGTGGCCAGCTTCGGCTCCGCGCTGGTCTACCTCGCGGCGCTGCCCGTCGAGACGCAGGCCGAGCTCTACGCCGACGGTCCCGACGTGTGCTTCGCCGGTGGTCTCTTCCCCGTCCAACGAGCCGAGCCCACCGCCTCCGGCTTCCTGGTCGACGGGCGCTGGAAGTTCGCGAGCGGCTGCATGGGTGCGGACATCCTCGGCGTCGGGATCCCAGGCGACGACACGACCGCCGGAAAGCCCCGCACTGCCCTGCTGCGGCCCGAGCAGGTCGAGATCGTCCAGGAGTGGGACGTCGTCGGGATGAAGGGCACCGGGTCCTTCGACCTGGTCGTCGACAAGGTCGAGGTGCCACGCGAATGGACGTTCATCCGCGGCGGTGAACCCACCATCGACGAGCCGTTGTACCGCTACCCCACCCTCGCCTACGCCTCCCAGGTGCTGGCGGTCGTCGGTGCGGGTGTCGCCCGCGCGGCGCTCGACTTCGCGACCGAGGTCGGCAGCGGCCGTTCGGGTGTCACGGGCGCGCCGAAACTCGCCGACCGCGCCTACTACCGGACGGGACTGGCCGAAGCCGAGGCGACGATGCGTTCGGCGCGCGCGTACTTCTACGAGGTCACCGACGAGGCGTGGCAGACCGTGCTGAGCGGCGATCCCGTGGCGCCGCACCAGAACGCCCACCTCCGGCTGGCCTCGACCCATCTCGCGAAGACCGCCGCCGAGACCGTCAACCGGGTCATCGGCCTGTCCGGGACGGGTGCCATCGCCACGAGTCATCCGCTGCAGTGGCTGCTCGGCGACGCGCTCGTCCCGCAGCAGCACGCCTTCCTGGGGCCGGCCATGTACGACGCCGCGGGTGCCGTGCTGATGGGCCATCCGCCCACCGTTCCCGGCTTCCAGTGA
- a CDS encoding PAS domain-containing sensor histidine kinase has protein sequence MEVDPIAPELATGDFVAMMNASKACVLVHDAATKNILWANPAACEMLEFSLSELRPLKANHMSSSAQQYDRVIGRAWLQAAVEHGSSRIVWHYRSKSGRVIPTDAVAIRVELERGPAVMVQFRDIQRAEEIERELKLTTSYVDALARHTSTVAFMLDAAGAVRFATDSALTFLGLTGDDDRLAGEPLTAYARLYLGGRPVRWAEVVAGADPVGPVQLELPGESSTWLEGSLERLSESEVDAYLMILHDVSERVRGEARRELELRHENYLARYNAMGDMAMAIAHELGQPLAAAANFIAGIRARAATMAGGGDVREQMGYGLDSVARQIDRAKDIVGSLRSFVGHLEQVEQVVDLNEIVRECLYFIELSAAPNSVAVEVRLDPAPVLVRCERVLTGQVVMNLCLNAIDETTECEPPQRRITVGTQAKEGVGVLTVDDHGRGVARDPFAESFTSKPGGSGIGLALSHRIITRQHGSIWAERRDGGGSRFGFALPLDT, from the coding sequence GTGGAGGTCGACCCGATCGCGCCTGAGCTGGCCACCGGCGACTTCGTGGCGATGATGAACGCCTCGAAGGCGTGCGTGCTGGTCCACGACGCGGCGACCAAGAACATCCTGTGGGCCAATCCCGCCGCGTGCGAGATGCTCGAATTCAGTCTGTCCGAGCTGCGCCCGCTCAAGGCCAACCACATGAGCAGCTCCGCCCAGCAGTACGACCGGGTGATCGGTCGAGCGTGGCTCCAGGCGGCGGTGGAACACGGTTCGAGCCGGATCGTGTGGCACTACCGGAGCAAATCCGGCCGGGTCATCCCCACGGACGCGGTCGCCATCCGGGTCGAACTGGAGCGCGGGCCCGCGGTGATGGTCCAGTTCCGCGACATCCAGCGCGCGGAGGAGATCGAACGAGAGCTGAAGCTGACGACGTCGTACGTCGACGCGCTGGCACGGCACACCTCGACCGTGGCGTTCATGCTCGACGCCGCCGGCGCGGTGCGGTTCGCGACGGACAGCGCCCTGACGTTCCTCGGCCTGACCGGCGACGACGATCGGCTGGCGGGGGAGCCGCTGACCGCGTACGCGCGGCTGTACCTGGGCGGCAGGCCGGTGCGCTGGGCCGAGGTGGTCGCCGGTGCCGATCCGGTCGGGCCGGTGCAGCTGGAGTTGCCGGGGGAGAGCTCGACCTGGCTGGAAGGGAGCCTGGAGCGGCTTTCCGAGTCCGAGGTCGACGCGTATCTGATGATCCTGCACGACGTCTCCGAGCGCGTCCGCGGCGAAGCGCGGCGAGAGCTGGAGCTGCGGCACGAGAACTACTTGGCGCGCTACAACGCCATGGGGGACATGGCGATGGCGATCGCGCACGAACTCGGGCAGCCGCTGGCCGCCGCCGCGAACTTCATCGCGGGGATCCGCGCGCGGGCCGCCACGATGGCGGGCGGCGGTGACGTCCGCGAGCAGATGGGCTACGGCCTGGACAGCGTCGCCCGGCAGATCGACCGGGCCAAGGACATCGTCGGTTCGCTGCGGTCCTTCGTCGGGCACCTGGAACAGGTCGAGCAGGTGGTCGACCTGAACGAGATCGTCCGGGAGTGCCTGTACTTCATCGAACTGAGCGCCGCGCCGAACTCCGTCGCCGTCGAGGTCCGGCTCGACCCGGCGCCGGTGCTGGTCCGGTGCGAACGCGTCCTCACCGGGCAGGTGGTGATGAACCTCTGCCTCAACGCGATCGACGAGACGACCGAATGCGAACCCCCGCAGCGGCGGATCACGGTGGGCACTCAAGCCAAGGAGGGGGTCGGCGTCCTGACCGTCGACGATCACGGCCGCGGCGTCGCCAGGGATCCGTTCGCCGAATCCTTCACCAGCAAACCCGGTGGCAGCGGGATCGGGCTGGCGCTGAGCCACCGCATCATCACCCGGCAGCACGGGAGCATCTGGGCCGAGCGGCGGGACGGCGGGGGCTCGCGGTTCGGGTTCGCGCTGCCGCTGGACACGTAA
- a CDS encoding flavin reductase codes for MPDELTTTQRRFRAAMANLSTAVNIVTTDGVSGRAGITVSAVCSVTDSPPTLLVCVNQSSYTHDIFRTNGRMAINVLAAQHEDLALQFAGATDVPMLDRFRFEVWDHDRFRIPVVRDAAAVLIGGVGAEFTQGTHTVLFVEVEDVFVDEDAGGLAYFRREFHRIAP; via the coding sequence ATGCCCGATGAGCTGACCACGACCCAGCGACGGTTTCGCGCGGCGATGGCGAACCTTTCGACGGCTGTCAACATCGTCACCACCGACGGCGTCAGCGGCCGCGCCGGCATCACGGTGAGCGCGGTCTGCTCGGTCACCGACTCACCGCCGACCCTGCTGGTCTGCGTCAACCAGTCGAGCTACACGCACGACATCTTCCGGACCAACGGCAGGATGGCCATCAACGTCCTGGCCGCCCAGCACGAGGACCTCGCCCTGCAGTTCGCCGGTGCGACGGACGTGCCGATGCTCGACCGGTTCCGGTTCGAGGTCTGGGACCACGACAGGTTCCGCATCCCCGTCGTCCGCGACGCGGCCGCCGTCCTCATCGGAGGAGTCGGCGCCGAGTTCACCCAAGGGACGCACACGGTGCTCTTCGTCGAGGTCGAGGACGTCTTCGTCGACGAGGACGCCGGGGGACTCGCCTACTTCCGCCGCGAATTCCACCGGATCGCGCCATGA
- a CDS encoding amidase, giving the protein MRPWSLRELVQDLRQGRTTPEAASRRALARIAETDAELRAWVDRTAFLPGTGVPLGVKDIIDLAGVPTRCGSTLRAEAAPATSDAAIVTAWRSAGMAPLGKTVTTEFAFFAPGPTRNPAALGHTPGGSSSGSAAAVASGQVPLALGSQTAGSVTRPASYCGVASLVMSHGRYPSTGVTGLSPSLDSHGVFAATAADLALAWSALTGDSAREPRPPRILVWSADALDVVEAPMRHALTQAAKRLREAGATVEPFRDEQLMVELTAAHPVVMAYEAARERSAELAVAERLSAPLAQLLRAGAATSADEYETARATIAEGSDRLADVFDVVLGPAAPGAAPHGLEATGNPVLSRGWQALGLPVVTVPGFTDAAGLPLGLQLVGRHGGENELLGHACWAERVLAGDS; this is encoded by the coding sequence ATGCGCCCGTGGTCGCTGCGGGAACTCGTCCAGGACCTGCGGCAGGGGCGCACCACTCCGGAGGCGGCTTCGCGACGCGCGCTCGCCCGGATCGCCGAAACGGACGCGGAGCTGCGCGCGTGGGTCGACCGGACGGCCTTCCTGCCGGGCACGGGTGTGCCACTCGGGGTCAAGGACATCATCGATCTGGCGGGTGTGCCCACCCGTTGCGGTTCGACACTGCGCGCGGAGGCCGCTCCGGCGACCTCGGACGCGGCGATCGTGACCGCGTGGCGCTCGGCCGGAATGGCTCCGCTCGGCAAGACGGTCACCACCGAGTTCGCGTTCTTCGCGCCCGGCCCGACCCGGAATCCCGCGGCCCTCGGCCACACCCCGGGCGGCTCGTCGAGCGGGTCGGCCGCCGCGGTCGCGTCCGGGCAGGTGCCGTTGGCGCTCGGTTCGCAGACCGCCGGGTCGGTCACCAGACCGGCGTCGTACTGCGGCGTTGCCTCGCTGGTCATGAGCCACGGCAGGTACCCGTCCACCGGGGTGACGGGATTGAGCCCCAGCCTGGACAGCCACGGCGTCTTCGCGGCCACGGCCGCCGACCTCGCGCTCGCGTGGTCCGCGCTGACCGGCGATTCCGCACGAGAACCGCGTCCGCCGCGGATCCTGGTGTGGTCCGCCGACGCGCTCGACGTCGTCGAAGCACCGATGCGGCATGCGCTGACGCAAGCGGCGAAACGTCTGCGGGAGGCAGGGGCGACCGTCGAGCCGTTCCGCGACGAACAGTTGATGGTCGAGCTCACGGCCGCGCATCCCGTGGTGATGGCCTACGAAGCAGCGCGGGAAAGGTCTGCCGAACTCGCGGTGGCCGAGCGTTTGAGTGCACCTTTGGCGCAGCTTCTCCGGGCCGGGGCCGCGACCTCGGCCGACGAATACGAAACCGCCCGCGCCACCATCGCCGAGGGCTCAGACCGGCTGGCCGACGTGTTCGACGTTGTCCTCGGCCCGGCCGCGCCCGGCGCGGCGCCACACGGACTGGAGGCGACCGGGAACCCGGTGCTGAGCCGAGGCTGGCAGGCGCTCGGCCTGCCCGTGGTCACCGTTCCCGGATTCACCGACGCGGCGGGTCTGCCGCTCGGCCTGCAACTCGTCGGCCGTCACGGCGGGGAGAACGAACTGCTCGGGCACGCGTGCTGGGCGGAGCGGGTGCTCGCCGGGGATTCATGA
- a CDS encoding response regulator transcription factor yields the protein MVTTDSASGGETSPVVYIVDDDEAIRQSLVFLLESVGIQALVYPDGPTFLEEFDPDEPSVLIIDVRMPGLSGLQLQEKLVAREFPAPVIFCSAHGDIPMSVRALRLGAVDFLEKPYEPQRMLEVVQAQLVVAAERFAEAACRKAVAERIATLTPREREVLLLVIDGLPSQLIARRLGTSVKTVDVHRARIKAKTESDSLGTLVRDVLQHQVTV from the coding sequence ATGGTCACCACCGATTCCGCGTCCGGCGGCGAGACGTCGCCGGTGGTCTACATCGTCGACGACGACGAGGCCATCCGCCAATCCCTGGTGTTCCTGCTGGAGAGCGTCGGGATCCAGGCGCTCGTCTACCCGGACGGGCCGACCTTCCTGGAGGAGTTCGATCCCGACGAGCCGAGCGTGCTGATCATCGACGTCCGGATGCCGGGGCTCAGCGGCCTGCAACTGCAGGAGAAACTGGTCGCCCGTGAATTCCCGGCCCCGGTGATCTTCTGTTCCGCGCACGGCGACATCCCGATGTCGGTGCGGGCGCTGCGCCTGGGTGCCGTCGACTTCCTCGAGAAGCCGTACGAGCCGCAGCGGATGCTGGAGGTCGTCCAGGCGCAACTGGTGGTCGCGGCGGAACGGTTCGCGGAGGCCGCGTGCCGCAAGGCCGTCGCCGAGCGGATCGCGACGCTGACCCCGCGCGAACGGGAGGTGCTCCTGCTGGTGATCGATGGTCTGCCCAGTCAGCTGATCGCGCGGCGGCTGGGCACGAGTGTGAAGACCGTCGACGTGCACCGGGCCCGGATCAAGGCCAAGACCGAGTCGGACAGCCTCGGCACTCTGGTGCGCGATGTCCTTCAGCACCAGGTCACCGTCTAG
- a CDS encoding nuclear transport factor 2 family protein, with translation MNDELTELRRRVEVLEAEAEIRRVQARYMFLCDTPCPEYGVTDDDRRIDLILELYADDAVWEGVGEHYDGQFGRAVGKDAIRAHFQRFWGEKRDPALVLNAHYLTSEQIRVDGDRADGQWIHVQPWLYADGTGLLRSSRLNNAFRREDGRWLITRTRTENVFIAPLPARFASDFPATSVLMA, from the coding sequence ATGAACGACGAACTCACCGAACTCCGGCGCCGCGTCGAGGTGCTGGAGGCCGAGGCCGAGATCCGCCGTGTCCAGGCCCGCTACATGTTCCTCTGCGACACGCCCTGCCCGGAGTACGGTGTCACCGACGACGACCGGCGCATCGACCTGATCCTCGAGCTCTACGCGGACGACGCCGTCTGGGAAGGCGTCGGCGAGCACTACGACGGGCAGTTCGGCCGTGCGGTGGGCAAGGACGCGATCCGGGCCCATTTCCAGCGGTTCTGGGGCGAGAAGCGGGACCCGGCGCTGGTCCTCAACGCCCATTACCTGACTTCGGAACAGATCCGCGTCGACGGCGACCGGGCCGACGGGCAATGGATCCACGTCCAGCCGTGGCTCTACGCCGACGGGACGGGGCTGCTGCGGTCGAGCAGGCTCAACAACGCGTTCCGGCGTGAGGACGGGCGTTGGCTGATCACCCGTACGCGGACCGAGAACGTCTTCATCGCGCCGCTGCCCGCGAGGTTCGCTTCGGACTTCCCGGCGACTTCCGTACTGATGGCTTGA
- a CDS encoding MFS transporter, whose protein sequence is MTASTAPSRTTSSQTRRLAIGAGAGTSLEFFDFSIYTVASALVFPKVFFSGDTDPWFASFMSLATYTIGYVVAPLGAIVMGWVGDRYGRRRAMLITFYLMGAATVLMGLLPGYATIGVAAPFLLVLLRLVHGFSRGGELGGASVLAVEHAPPSRRAAFGAFVALGSPLGALLANLAFVLIFYLPQGAITSWGWRIPFIAGAVVLAIGVWARRALEESPVFHELAASRLDEKIVKIPIWNVIRDNWGRLLLAAGANTGLNGVMFVLAGFMLSYAAGPAPKGLGLDIQDVLWCTLPGLAIHAVTVVLGARLSDRLGRKPVMLAASVAVLAYMFALFPIARVGTLTAWALAIAVGFALTGFLFGPLITYLTELFTPEQRQSGAGLAYQIGAVLGGGLAPSMANRLIEWTGTSTSVGYYLAGGMALTVVCLLALPETAPVRTHR, encoded by the coding sequence CCCGAAGGTGTTCTTCTCCGGCGACACCGATCCCTGGTTCGCCTCGTTCATGAGCCTGGCGACCTACACGATCGGCTACGTCGTCGCGCCGCTCGGCGCGATCGTGATGGGCTGGGTGGGCGACCGCTACGGCCGCCGTCGCGCCATGCTCATCACCTTCTATCTCATGGGCGCGGCCACCGTCCTGATGGGACTGTTGCCCGGCTACGCCACCATCGGGGTCGCGGCGCCGTTCCTGCTCGTCCTGTTGCGCCTGGTGCACGGTTTCTCCCGTGGTGGTGAGCTGGGCGGGGCGTCGGTGCTCGCCGTCGAGCACGCGCCGCCGTCACGACGGGCGGCGTTCGGCGCCTTCGTCGCCTTGGGCTCGCCGCTCGGCGCGCTGCTGGCGAACCTCGCCTTCGTGCTGATCTTCTATTTACCGCAGGGGGCCATCACCAGCTGGGGCTGGCGGATCCCGTTCATCGCGGGCGCGGTCGTCCTCGCCATCGGTGTCTGGGCGCGGCGCGCGCTCGAGGAATCGCCCGTGTTCCACGAGCTCGCGGCCAGCAGACTGGACGAGAAGATCGTCAAGATCCCGATCTGGAACGTCATCCGGGACAACTGGGGCAGGCTACTGCTCGCCGCCGGCGCGAACACCGGGCTCAACGGTGTCATGTTCGTCCTGGCCGGATTCATGCTCTCCTACGCCGCCGGTCCCGCGCCGAAGGGCCTCGGACTGGACATCCAGGACGTGCTGTGGTGCACGTTGCCCGGCCTCGCGATCCATGCGGTGACGGTCGTGCTCGGTGCCCGGCTCTCCGACCGGCTGGGCCGCAAACCGGTGATGCTCGCGGCGTCCGTCGCGGTGCTGGCGTACATGTTCGCGCTCTTCCCGATCGCGCGGGTCGGCACGCTGACCGCCTGGGCGCTCGCCATCGCCGTCGGTTTCGCGCTCACCGGGTTCCTGTTCGGCCCGCTGATCACCTACCTGACGGAACTGTTCACGCCCGAACAACGGCAGTCCGGCGCCGGGCTGGCGTACCAGATCGGTGCGGTACTCGGCGGCGGCCTCGCGCCGTCGATGGCGAACCGGCTCATCGAATGGACGGGCACTTCGACGTCGGTCGGCTACTACCTGGCGGGCGGGATGGCGCTGACCGTCGTCTGCCTGCTGGCCCTTCCCGAAACCGCACCCGTGAGGACCCACCGATGA